One Papaver somniferum cultivar HN1 chromosome 10, ASM357369v1, whole genome shotgun sequence genomic window carries:
- the LOC113315426 gene encoding protein MAINTENANCE OF MERISTEMS-like — MHAVENLDLGYDKPLCSAFVERYYGETDTLHLSFGEMTIITNDAKFIIGLSIDGKSVKHEGYAQELEWDKIYAFTKNVFQWDEDMTKSRVLVGKAKHRIFYLSKLRDLFMGTKKLHAEGKEVTKERIFSTANAYVLYILASVIFPDVSGARVNANFIQMLQPFDKIHEYSWGTFILAHSLNELRKAYRVDRNQIGGTTGFLQKWIYLHFPIFAEKAFKNREWGDKFYGDMYIYNSNEKSQDEVYLKLRRQLDNLTTKDVVFDPYKNDLAKGKGKMVGCTEQDSYFGTLFHPKIYVMYNPTRVARQCRYVQNIPKEHKEFTIDDKKKRVI, encoded by the coding sequence ATGCATGCGGTTGAAAATTTGGATCTTGGTTACGACAAacctctttgttccgcctttGTCGAGAGATACTACGGGGAAACAGATACTTTGCATCTTTCATTTGGAGAAATGACGATAATTACAAATGATGCAAAGTTCATTATCGGGCTAAGCATAGATGGTAAATCCGTGAAGCATGAAGGCTACGCGCAAGAGCTTGAATGGGACAAGATTTACGCGTTCACCAAGAatgtgttccaatgggatgaggatATGACCAAGTCACGTGTGCTAGTAGGCAAAGCAAAGCATAGGATATTCTATCTCTCGAAGTTGAGGGACCTCTTCATGGGAACAAAGAAACTTCATGCAGAGGGAAAAGAGGTGACCAAAGAACGTATATTCTCCACAGCCAATGCTTATGTCCTCTACATCCTAGCATCTGTTATTTTTCCTGATGTTTCCGGTGCCCGTGTGAACGCCAACTTTATTCAGATGTTGCAGCCATTTGACAAGATTCACGAATACTCTTGGGGCACTTtcatccttgcacactcgttgaacgagttgagaaaggcttatAGGGTTGATAGAAACCAAATCGGAGGGACTACGGGTTTTCTGCAGAAgtggatatatttgcacttcccaatatttgctgAAAAGGCTTTTAAGAACAGAGAATGGGGCGATAAATTTTACGGGGACATGTACATCTACAACAGTAATGAAAAGTCCCAAGATGAGGTTTATCTGAAGTTGAGACGCCAGTTGGACAACTTAACGACaaaagatgttgtctttgaccCTTACAAAAATGATTTggccaaaggaaaaggaaagatggTTGGGTGCACCGAGCAAGATAGTTATTTTGGGACTTTGTTTCACCCAAAAatatatgtaatgtacaacccaacgagagtcgcaagacaatgcaGATACGTACAAAATATACCAAAGGAGCACAAGGAGTTTACAATCGATGATAAGAAAAAGAGAGTCATTTGA